The following are from one region of the Gemmatimonas sp. UBA7669 genome:
- the leuS gene encoding leucine--tRNA ligase — translation MDETTPNPYQPSAVEPKWQARWAERGTNRAKLDNPARPFYALMMFPYPSAEGLHVGNLFAFTGSDISARFHRLLGYDVFQPLGFDAFGIHSENYALKIGAHPMELTPKNVANFTRQLGRAGFMVDWNQKVDTSRPDYYKWTQWVFLQLHKQGLAYKKAAAVNWCPTDKTVLANEQVEGGLCERCGTPVEQRFLEQWFFRISDYAPRLLNNLEWLDWSNVTRQAQRNWIGKSEGAHVHFDVQGHNERLTVFTTRADTIFGATYLVLAPEHPLVNTLTTPAQQESVRAYVEQTTKQDLISRKSTREKTGVFTGAYAINPATKQPIPIWIADYVLMEYGTGAIMAVPGHDERDFEFAQVFGLPIVRVVAAADQQADTPLGDSAFTDDDGARLVNSAQFDGMSVVDAKREVTAWLASQQHAQAVTNYRLHDWCISRQRYWGPPIPIIYCDDCGAVPVPESQLPVELPNIPDFKPDDSGISPLARHEEWYRVPCPTCGKSARRETDVSDTFLDSAWYFLRYPSATRDDVPFDATRTKTWLPVNSYIGGNEHAVLHLLYSRFITMVLKDGGHIDFEEPFTRFRAHGMIIREGAKMSKSKGNVINPDQYMEEWGADAFRMYLMFLGPYEEGGDFRDQGISGVRRFLDRLWASVRDARSEGGAEEEVVRKLHRTIKKVGDDTANLAYNTAIAAMMEYINVVRRGERVPHRDEVQPLVQLVAPYAPHLAEECWELLGHTGSVFDAGWPAFDAAQLVDNAIDLVVQVNGKTRGKVRLPTGAGQDEAMAEAMADAAIAKFVTGTPRKVVFVPGRLLNVVV, via the coding sequence ATCTCCGCGCGCTTCCACCGCTTGCTGGGCTACGACGTCTTTCAGCCGCTCGGTTTCGATGCCTTTGGCATTCACTCCGAGAATTACGCGCTCAAGATCGGCGCGCATCCCATGGAGCTCACGCCGAAGAACGTCGCGAACTTCACGCGGCAGCTCGGACGTGCGGGATTCATGGTGGATTGGAACCAGAAGGTCGATACCTCGCGTCCGGATTACTACAAGTGGACGCAGTGGGTGTTCTTGCAGCTCCACAAGCAGGGGCTGGCGTACAAGAAGGCCGCCGCCGTGAACTGGTGCCCCACCGACAAGACGGTGCTGGCCAACGAGCAGGTGGAAGGCGGACTGTGTGAACGCTGCGGCACGCCGGTCGAACAGCGCTTCCTCGAGCAGTGGTTCTTCCGCATCAGCGACTACGCGCCGCGGCTGCTGAACAATCTCGAGTGGCTCGACTGGTCCAACGTCACGCGGCAGGCGCAGCGCAACTGGATTGGCAAGTCGGAAGGCGCGCATGTGCACTTCGATGTGCAGGGGCATAACGAACGCCTTACGGTGTTCACGACGCGCGCCGACACGATCTTTGGCGCCACGTACCTCGTGCTCGCGCCCGAGCATCCACTGGTGAACACGCTCACCACGCCGGCGCAGCAGGAGTCCGTGCGTGCGTACGTGGAGCAGACCACCAAGCAGGATCTCATCTCGCGCAAGAGCACGCGTGAGAAGACCGGCGTGTTCACGGGCGCGTATGCCATCAATCCGGCCACGAAGCAGCCCATTCCCATCTGGATAGCCGACTACGTGCTCATGGAGTACGGCACCGGCGCCATCATGGCCGTGCCGGGACACGACGAGCGCGACTTCGAGTTTGCGCAGGTATTTGGACTGCCCATCGTGCGTGTGGTGGCGGCAGCCGACCAGCAGGCCGACACGCCGCTCGGCGACTCGGCCTTCACCGACGACGACGGCGCGCGTCTCGTGAACAGTGCGCAGTTCGACGGCATGAGCGTAGTGGACGCCAAGCGCGAGGTCACGGCCTGGCTGGCGTCGCAGCAGCACGCGCAGGCGGTCACCAACTACCGTCTGCACGACTGGTGCATTTCGCGGCAGCGCTACTGGGGCCCGCCCATTCCCATCATCTACTGCGATGATTGCGGCGCCGTGCCGGTGCCCGAGTCGCAGTTGCCGGTGGAATTGCCCAACATCCCCGACTTCAAGCCCGACGACAGCGGTATCTCGCCACTCGCGCGTCATGAAGAGTGGTACCGCGTGCCATGCCCCACCTGCGGCAAGAGCGCGCGTCGCGAGACGGATGTGAGCGACACCTTCCTCGACAGCGCGTGGTACTTCCTGCGTTATCCAAGCGCCACGCGCGACGACGTGCCCTTCGATGCAACGCGTACGAAGACCTGGTTGCCGGTCAACTCGTACATCGGCGGCAACGAACACGCCGTGCTGCATCTTCTGTACTCGCGCTTCATCACCATGGTGCTCAAGGATGGCGGGCACATCGACTTCGAGGAGCCGTTCACGCGTTTCCGCGCGCACGGCATGATCATCCGCGAAGGCGCGAAGATGTCGAAGTCCAAGGGCAACGTCATCAATCCCGATCAGTACATGGAGGAGTGGGGCGCCGACGCGTTCCGCATGTACCTCATGTTCCTCGGACCCTACGAGGAAGGCGGTGACTTCCGCGATCAGGGCATCAGCGGCGTGCGTCGCTTCCTCGACCGGCTGTGGGCTTCGGTGCGGGACGCCCGCAGTGAAGGCGGCGCCGAGGAGGAGGTGGTGCGCAAGCTGCATCGCACCATCAAGAAAGTGGGCGACGATACGGCCAATCTCGCCTACAACACGGCCATCGCCGCCATGATGGAGTACATCAACGTCGTGCGCCGCGGCGAGCGTGTGCCGCATCGCGATGAGGTGCAGCCGCTCGTGCAGCTGGTCGCGCCCTACGCGCCGCACCTGGCCGAAGAGTGCTGGGAACTGCTCGGTCACACGGGCAGCGTGTTTGATGCCGGTTGGCCGGCCTTTGACGCGGCGCAGTTGGTGGACAATGCCATCGACCTCGTGGTGCAGGTCAACGGCAAGACCCGCGGCAAGGTGCGGCTGCCCACCGGCGCCGGTCAGGACGAGGCGATGGCCGAGGCCATGGCAGACGCCGCCATTGCCAAGTTCGTGACCGGCACCCCCCGCAAGGTCGTCTTTGTACCGGGACGCCTGCTCAACGTGGTGGTCTGA